A region of the Pedococcus aerophilus genome:
GGGCCATCGGCAAGGTGACCCGCGAGCAGATCCAGCCCGCGGTCGAGGCCGGCACCGTCACCGCGGCCCAGCTGTGGACGATCTTCGGCTGGGTGGCCGGGGTGGTCGTCGTCAACGTCGTCGGCGTCGTCATCCGCCGCGTCGCCGCCGGTTACACGATGTACAACGTCGCAGCCGGCTACCGGCGCGAGGTGACCCGCCAGTACCTGCGGCTGCCCTTGTCGTGGCACCACCGCCACCCGTCCGGTCAGCTGCTGTCGAACGCGAACGCCGATGTCGAGGCCACCTGGAACGTCTTCGCCCCTCTGCCGATGGCGCTCGGCGTCATCATCATGCTCGTCGCGGGCATCGTGCAGATGGTCCTCGTCGACCCCGTGATGGCGATCATCGGGCTCACCGTCTTCCCCGCACTCTTCCTCGCCAACATGGTCTTCCAGCGCGCGATGTCGCCCCGGGTCTCGCGGGCGCAGCAGCTGCGGGCCGAGGTCAGCGAGGTCGCCCACGAGAGCTTCGAGGCCGCCCTGATCGTCAAGTCGATGGGCCGCGAGGACCAGGAGGCCGCCCGCTTCGAGGAGGTCACCCGCCGGCTGCAGGCCGCCAACGTCGAGGTGGGCCGCACCCGCGGCACCTTCGACCCGGTCATCGAGTCGATCCCGACCCTCGGCACCCTCGCGGTGCTGGTCGTCGGTGCGCACCAGGTGGCCAACGGCGCGCTGGAGCCGGCCGCGGTGGTCCAGGTCGCCTACCTCATCTCGGTGCTGGCGTTCCCCGTCCGCGCCCTCGGCTGGGTTCTCGGAGAGCTGCCCCGCACCGTCGTCGGCTGGGACCGCGTCGACGCCGTCCTCAAGGCCCGCGGCGAGCTGACGTTCGGTGACCAGGAGCTGCCCCGCACCGGAGCCGCCCGGTCGAGCCTGGCGAACGTCGACTACTCCTACGACATCGTCGACGAGCACGGGGTCGAGTCGAAGTTCCAGGCCATCCACGACGTCAGCATCGAGGTGCCAGCCGGGTCGACCGTGGCGCTGGTCGGCCCGACCGGGTCAGGCAAGTCCACCCTGACCAACCTCACGCTGCGCCTCGTCGACCCCGACCGGGGCGACGTGACCCTCGACGGCACCGACCTCCGCGACGTCGTGCGTGGGGGCGTGTCGTCCGTCGCGGCC
Encoded here:
- a CDS encoding ABC transporter ATP-binding protein; translation: MSVDAAPSLRRSLGIVGVGIRREPRWFGLAVAGSALYGVMTVLTAWAIGKVTREQIQPAVEAGTVTAAQLWTIFGWVAGVVVVNVVGVVIRRVAAGYTMYNVAAGYRREVTRQYLRLPLSWHHRHPSGQLLSNANADVEATWNVFAPLPMALGVIIMLVAGIVQMVLVDPVMAIIGLTVFPALFLANMVFQRAMSPRVSRAQQLRAEVSEVAHESFEAALIVKSMGREDQEAARFEEVTRRLQAANVEVGRTRGTFDPVIESIPTLGTLAVLVVGAHQVANGALEPAAVVQVAYLISVLAFPVRALGWVLGELPRTVVGWDRVDAVLKARGELTFGDQELPRTGAARSSLANVDYSYDIVDEHGVESKFQAIHDVSIEVPAGSTVALVGPTGSGKSTLTNLTLRLVDPDRGDVTLDGTDLRDVVRGGVSSVAALVPQQTFMFDDTVRGNITLGADHTDDEVWAAIEVAQAAGFVSALPAGLDTRVGERGASLSGGQRQRIALARAIIRRPQLLVLDDATSAVDPAVEQAILAGLRRSSSGTTVLVVAYRMSTITLADEIVYVELGRVVDHGTHRELQERCEGYEHLVTAYAREAAERAAVIADEEAALAADVDSAEEGVDAR